One Alcanivorax sp. REN37 DNA window includes the following coding sequences:
- a CDS encoding peptidoglycan DD-metalloendopeptidase family protein, producing the protein MEPPTQSALQWLRHFPKGHVLACAALAAIVTLALVLAPDDATSTAMSTRALALPSPEQLSPANDTLADDAPFDTPTAAVATASFGPDWHDLTVQSGDTLSALLQSIGVSISDVHRLVTADERLKALTRLRVGDVVRAALNDDGQLVAVEYRLSQLKSLSAEHDGEQWEVTEHERQYDRQIRYAEATITDSLFMSGHRAGMTDNLIMQFANIFAWDVDFALDIREGDTFRVMFEELYVDGEKVGTGNILRAEFLHRGKHLTALRYDADNGQGRYLDDRGNALRRAFIRTPVEFARISSRFNPGRRHPILNTLRAHRGVDYAAPTGTPIRATGDGRVEFVGSKNGYGNTVVIKHGQQYSTLYAHMSRFAGGLRSGQQVRQGQTIGYVGMTGLATGPHLHYEFHVNGSHRDPLTVQLPMAQGISSQERPAFLARAEALKQQMDMHRHAFAFARNEP; encoded by the coding sequence ATGGAACCACCCACACAATCTGCCCTGCAGTGGCTACGCCATTTCCCTAAAGGCCACGTACTGGCCTGTGCGGCGCTGGCCGCCATCGTCACCCTTGCGCTGGTGCTTGCGCCTGACGATGCCACTTCCACTGCAATGTCTACCCGAGCACTGGCACTCCCCTCTCCGGAGCAGCTATCACCCGCAAACGACACCCTCGCCGATGACGCCCCCTTTGACACGCCCACTGCCGCGGTGGCTACTGCCAGTTTTGGCCCTGACTGGCACGATCTCACGGTCCAATCCGGCGACACGCTGTCGGCACTGCTCCAGTCGATCGGCGTTTCCATCAGCGATGTGCACCGACTGGTCACCGCCGACGAGCGTTTGAAAGCGTTGACCCGCCTGCGGGTCGGCGACGTGGTCCGCGCGGCACTGAATGATGACGGCCAGCTGGTAGCTGTGGAGTACCGCCTTTCCCAACTGAAATCGCTTTCCGCCGAGCATGATGGCGAGCAATGGGAGGTAACCGAACACGAGCGTCAGTACGACCGCCAGATTCGCTATGCCGAAGCTACTATCACCGATTCACTGTTCATGTCCGGCCACCGCGCCGGCATGACAGACAACCTGATCATGCAGTTCGCCAATATCTTTGCTTGGGATGTGGACTTTGCGCTGGATATTCGCGAAGGCGACACCTTTCGGGTGATGTTCGAAGAGCTGTATGTGGACGGCGAGAAAGTCGGCACCGGCAACATCCTGCGCGCTGAATTCCTACACCGCGGCAAGCACCTAACGGCACTGCGCTACGACGCCGACAACGGCCAGGGCCGCTATCTGGATGACCGAGGCAATGCACTCCGGCGCGCCTTCATCCGTACTCCGGTGGAGTTCGCCCGCATCAGCTCACGCTTCAACCCCGGCCGCCGCCACCCGATTCTCAACACGCTGCGCGCCCACCGCGGCGTGGATTATGCGGCGCCTACCGGCACGCCAATTCGCGCCACCGGCGATGGCAGGGTGGAGTTTGTCGGCAGTAAGAACGGTTACGGCAACACCGTAGTCATTAAACACGGCCAGCAGTATTCAACGCTGTACGCACACATGAGCCGCTTCGCCGGCGGTTTGCGCTCCGGCCAGCAAGTCCGCCAAGGCCAGACCATCGGCTATGTGGGCATGACCGGCCTCGCCACCGGCCCGCACCTGCATTACGAATTCCATGTCAACGGCAGTCACCGCGATCCGCTCACGGTGCAGCTGCCGATGGCGCAAGGCATCAGCAGCCAAGAACGCCCTGCTTTCTTGGCCCGCGCAGAGGCCCTCAAACA